The Eubacteriaceae bacterium Marseille-Q4139 genome has a window encoding:
- a CDS encoding HPr family phosphocarrier protein translates to MTKRTVTIELASGLEARPIAMLVQLASSYESKIYVQSDSRKVNAKSIMGMMTLELPVGEQVIVMAEGEDEEKAVSDIEKYLSNN, encoded by the coding sequence ATGACGAAGCGAACCGTAACAATCGAATTGGCTTCCGGGCTGGAGGCAAGACCTATTGCCATGCTGGTGCAGCTTGCCAGCAGCTATGAAAGCAAAATTTATGTTCAGAGCGACAGCAGGAAGGTGAACGCGAAGAGCATCATGGGGATGATGACTCTGGAACTTCCGGTCGGCGAGCAGGTGATTGTCATGGCTGAAGGAGAAGACGAAGAAAAAGCAGTGAGCGATATTGAGAAATATCTGAGCAATAACTGA
- the whiA gene encoding DNA-binding protein WhiA, translated as MSFSSKIKDELSRQLSPARHCQIAEIAAILSLCGRIQISGDERYSIKIHTENVTVARKCFTLLKKTFNINTDISIRKNAHLGKNRIYSVCVKEHEDALRVLKATKLLADDGEIRENLSVVGNVVVQNPCCRRAFLRGAFLASGSVSDPEKFYHLEIVCTAEPKARQLQSIMATFDMDARIVIRKRYFVVYIKEGNQIADMLNVMEAPLALMEFENIRILKEMRGNVNRQVNCETANINKTVSAAMKQIDDIQYIRDTIGFEGLPAGLEEIARARLEKPEATLKELGEELEPPVGKSGVNHRLRKLSDLAERLREERAEN; from the coding sequence ATGTCTTTTTCTTCCAAAATTAAAGACGAGCTTTCCAGGCAACTAAGCCCGGCCAGACACTGCCAGATTGCGGAAATCGCCGCAATTTTGAGCCTATGCGGCCGGATCCAGATTTCCGGGGACGAGCGTTACAGCATTAAGATCCACACGGAAAACGTGACGGTTGCAAGAAAATGCTTTACATTATTGAAAAAAACATTTAATATAAATACGGATATTTCCATCCGGAAAAACGCCCACCTCGGCAAAAACCGGATCTATTCGGTCTGCGTAAAGGAACACGAGGATGCGCTCCGGGTCTTAAAAGCCACAAAACTTCTGGCCGACGACGGGGAAATCAGGGAAAACCTGTCCGTAGTCGGCAATGTGGTGGTGCAGAATCCCTGCTGCCGGCGGGCTTTTCTGCGGGGGGCATTTTTAGCGTCCGGTTCGGTCAGCGATCCGGAAAAGTTTTACCATCTTGAGATTGTCTGTACCGCCGAGCCAAAGGCAAGACAGCTTCAGTCCATTATGGCAACATTTGACATGGATGCCCGCATCGTCATTCGGAAACGATATTTTGTGGTATATATCAAAGAGGGGAACCAGATCGCAGACATGTTAAACGTGATGGAGGCGCCCCTTGCCCTAATGGAATTTGAGAATATCCGGATTCTGAAGGAAATGAGAGGGAATGTGAACCGTCAGGTAAACTGCGAGACGGCAAACATCAACAAAACGGTATCGGCTGCTATGAAGCAGATAGATGATATACAATATATCAGGGATACAATCGGCTTTGAAGGCCTGCCAGCCGGCTTGGAGGAGATTGCCAGAGCCAGGCTTGAAAAGCCGGAAGCGACGCTGAAAGAACTTGGTGAGGAGCTGGAACCTCCCGTTGGGAAGTCCGGGGTCAATCACCGACTTCGCAAGCTTTCTGACCTGGCCGAAAGGCTCAGGGAAGAGCGGGCGGAGAATTAA
- the rapZ gene encoding RNase adapter RapZ: MRLVIVTGMSGAGKTTALKILEDLGFYCVDNLPVPLVEKFAELTRDNPGGRQDAALGIDIRSGEELPLLKDVIRKWRETGQPFTILFLDSGDSVLIKRYKETRRSHPLSGVGRLERGIALEREKLSFLKEEADYILDTSRLLWKDLRQELEKIVCGDGIFQNLYVTVLSFGFKHGIPADADLVFDVRFLPNPHYIEELRPHTGNDRDVQEYVMQGGTAGQFLDKLEDMLDFLLPKYILEGKTQLVIAIGCTGGRHRSVTIANALAGRLSAAGHFGVRLEHRDAFRDGGR; this comes from the coding sequence GTGAGGCTGGTGATTGTGACAGGCATGTCCGGGGCGGGAAAGACTACGGCGCTTAAAATCCTGGAGGATCTGGGATTTTACTGCGTGGATAACCTGCCGGTGCCGCTGGTGGAAAAATTTGCCGAGCTTACGAGGGACAATCCGGGCGGCAGACAGGACGCAGCCCTGGGAATCGACATCCGCAGCGGCGAGGAGCTGCCGCTTTTAAAGGACGTGATCCGGAAATGGCGGGAGACAGGACAGCCGTTTACGATCCTGTTTCTCGATTCCGGCGACAGTGTCCTCATTAAACGGTACAAGGAGACGAGACGAAGCCATCCGCTTTCGGGAGTCGGAAGGCTGGAGCGGGGCATTGCCCTGGAGCGGGAAAAGCTCTCGTTTTTAAAGGAAGAGGCCGACTATATCCTGGATACCAGCCGGCTTCTCTGGAAAGACCTGAGACAGGAGTTGGAAAAAATCGTCTGCGGCGACGGGATTTTCCAGAACCTCTATGTGACAGTTTTAAGCTTCGGCTTTAAGCATGGGATCCCGGCTGACGCCGACCTGGTTTTCGATGTGCGGTTTTTGCCGAACCCCCATTATATCGAGGAGCTGCGGCCCCACACGGGAAATGACCGGGATGTCCAGGAATATGTGATGCAGGGCGGCACGGCCGGCCAGTTCCTTGATAAGCTGGAAGACATGCTGGACTTCCTGCTTCCGAAGTACATTCTTGAAGGCAAGACACAGCTTGTGATTGCCATCGGCTGTACGGGCGGGCGGCACCGCTCCGTCACCATCGCCAATGCCCTTGCGGGCCGCCTGTCCGCCGCCGGTCATTTTGGCGTGCGGTTAGAGCACAGGGACGCATTCCGGGACGGAGGGAGATAA
- the murB gene encoding UDP-N-acetylmuramate dehydrogenase produces the protein MEVKIRESMKRHTTFRAGGEAEWFLLPETAEELAAVLRAIKKAGAAWYMIGNGSNLLVSDKGFPGAVISMERFRNLSVSENTIRAGAGVLLSKLAGEALKAGLSGLEFAAGIPGSLGGAVVMNAGAYGSEMKDVLKSVSVLSQEGEILELPCEELCLGYRKSCIGEKGFTVLEAEVSLEKGEPETIRARMEELAKQRREKQPLEFPSAGSTFKRPEGNFAGKLIEEAGLKGFSIGGAAVSEKHAGFVINKGGAAAADIYRLCREVRRRVYENSGVLLELEIRLLGEFEE, from the coding sequence ATGGAAGTTAAGATCAGGGAATCAATGAAGCGCCATACGACGTTTCGTGCCGGCGGTGAGGCGGAATGGTTCCTTCTGCCGGAGACGGCAGAGGAGCTGGCAGCCGTCTTAAGAGCCATAAAAAAGGCCGGAGCGGCCTGGTATATGATAGGAAACGGGAGCAATCTCCTTGTGAGCGACAAGGGCTTCCCGGGAGCCGTGATCTCCATGGAACGGTTCCGGAACCTTTCTGTTTCCGAAAATACGATCCGCGCCGGAGCCGGCGTTTTGCTTTCAAAGCTTGCGGGAGAGGCTTTAAAGGCCGGCCTTTCCGGCCTGGAATTTGCGGCCGGGATTCCCGGGAGCCTGGGCGGAGCCGTCGTTATGAATGCCGGTGCCTACGGCTCGGAGATGAAGGACGTGCTAAAGTCGGTTTCGGTGCTGTCGCAGGAAGGGGAGATTTTGGAGCTTCCCTGCGAGGAGCTCTGTCTGGGTTACCGGAAAAGCTGCATCGGAGAGAAGGGCTTTACCGTCCTCGAGGCAGAAGTTTCCCTGGAAAAAGGGGAGCCGGAGACAATCCGCGCCAGGATGGAGGAGCTTGCGAAACAAAGGCGGGAGAAACAGCCCTTGGAGTTTCCAAGCGCCGGAAGCACCTTTAAACGGCCGGAGGGGAATTTTGCAGGAAAACTCATTGAAGAAGCCGGCTTAAAAGGCTTTTCCATCGGAGGCGCAGCCGTTTCCGAAAAGCACGCCGGTTTCGTCATCAACAAAGGCGGGGCGGCTGCGGCCGATATTTACCGGCTTTGCAGAGAGGTCAGGAGACGTGTTTATGAGAACTCCGGAGTCCTTCTGGAGTTGGAGATCAGGCTGTTAGGGGAATTTGAGGAGTAA
- the hprK gene encoding HPr(Ser) kinase/phosphatase: MYGVTITELINKMGLKNLTPELDTDKIVVAHPEVNRPALQLTGFYSHFDNERVQMLGNVEIAYLQSLPIERRKAMYDKLISSKIPCILFCRNLMPEEWVTELCNHYGVACLVSEKTTSDVMAEVIRWMKVKLAPCISIHGVLVDVFGEGVLITGESGIGKSEAALELIKRGHRLVSDDVVEIRKVSDETLIGSAPDITRYFIELRGIGIIDVKTLFGVESVKNTQSIDMVIQLEEWDKDREYDRLGMEDQYTEYLGNRVVCHKIPIRPGRNLAIIVESAAVNYRQKKMGYNAAKELYNRVQANMAKRD; this comes from the coding sequence ATGTATGGAGTTACGATAACGGAACTGATTAACAAGATGGGCCTTAAGAACCTGACTCCGGAGCTGGACACCGATAAAATCGTGGTGGCTCACCCGGAGGTGAACCGGCCGGCCCTCCAGCTCACCGGCTTTTACAGCCATTTTGACAACGAGCGCGTCCAGATGCTTGGAAATGTGGAGATCGCCTATCTCCAGAGCCTTCCCATCGAGCGCAGGAAGGCCATGTATGACAAGCTGATTTCCAGCAAAATCCCGTGCATCCTGTTCTGCCGGAATCTGATGCCGGAGGAGTGGGTGACGGAGCTCTGCAATCACTACGGCGTGGCCTGCCTCGTTTCGGAAAAGACCACATCCGACGTGATGGCGGAGGTAATCCGCTGGATGAAGGTAAAGCTTGCGCCCTGCATCAGCATCCACGGCGTCCTTGTGGACGTATTCGGCGAAGGCGTTTTAATTACCGGTGAGAGCGGCATCGGTAAGAGCGAGGCTGCTCTGGAGCTCATTAAGCGCGGCCACCGTCTCGTAAGCGACGACGTGGTGGAGATCCGCAAGGTCAGCGACGAGACCTTAATCGGCTCTGCGCCGGACATCACGAGATATTTCATCGAGCTTCGCGGCATCGGAATCATCGACGTAAAGACCTTATTCGGCGTCGAGAGCGTAAAGAACACCCAGTCCATTGACATGGTGATCCAGCTTGAGGAGTGGGATAAGGACAGAGAATACGACCGCCTAGGAATGGAAGACCAGTACACGGAATATCTGGGAAACCGCGTCGTCTGCCATAAGATCCCGATCCGCCCGGGCCGCAACCTGGCCATCATCGTGGAGTCCGCCGCCGTCAACTACCGCCAGAAGAAGATGGGCTACAACGCGGCCAAGGAGCTCTACAACCGGGTACAGGCCAACATGGCAAAAAGAGATTAG
- the uvrC gene encoding excinuclease ABC subunit UvrC, whose protein sequence is MTEQDTPFNIEEELKKLPASPGVYIMHDKRDEIIYVGKAISLKNRVRQYFQSSRNKTAKIEKMVSRIARFEYIITDSELEALVLECNLIKEYRPKYNTMLKDDKTYPYIKVTVDEDFPRVLFSRTMKKDKSRYFGPYTSAGAVKDTIDLIHKLWKIRTCNRNLPKDIGKERPCLNYHIKQCSAPCQGYISKEEYGNAVAQTLEFLNGHYGPVLSMLEKKMLDASEEMDFEKAIEYRELLNSVKQVAQKQKITSQSMEDRDIIAMARDDADAVVQVFFVRDGKLIGREHFHVSASTAEDDGQIIGSFVKQFYAGTPFIPREVWVQQEFEEMELVCQWLTRCRGQNVKFVVPKKGQKERLVELAAKNALLVLSQDKEKIKREELRTIGAMNQIGEWLGLGHLRRVEAFDISNINGFESVGSMVVYEDGRPKRNDYRKFRIKTVKGPNDYASMEEVLTRRFEHGLTERQAMAEEGGDADFGSFTRFPDLIMMDGGRGQVNIALKVLSELKLSIPVCGMVKDDNHRTRGLYYQNVEIPIDRYSEGFKLITRIQDEAHRFAIEYHRSLRSKGQVHSILDDIEGIGPARRKALMRRFKSPEAVRDASLEELASTEGMNRKAAENVYRFFHETRDNESNVC, encoded by the coding sequence TTGACGGAACAGGATACCCCTTTTAATATAGAAGAAGAACTGAAAAAACTGCCGGCCTCCCCAGGCGTCTACATCATGCACGATAAGCGCGATGAGATCATTTACGTGGGAAAGGCCATCAGCCTTAAAAACCGTGTGCGCCAGTATTTCCAGAGCAGCCGCAACAAGACGGCGAAAATCGAAAAAATGGTGTCGCGGATCGCCAGATTTGAGTACATCATCACCGATTCGGAGTTGGAAGCCCTGGTTCTCGAGTGCAACCTCATAAAAGAATACCGTCCAAAATACAACACGATGTTAAAGGATGATAAGACCTACCCTTACATCAAGGTGACGGTGGACGAGGACTTCCCGCGGGTACTCTTTTCCAGGACGATGAAAAAGGACAAAAGCCGGTACTTCGGCCCCTACACAAGCGCCGGTGCCGTAAAGGATACCATTGATTTGATCCACAAGCTCTGGAAAATCCGCACCTGCAATCGGAATCTGCCGAAGGACATCGGCAAAGAACGCCCCTGCTTAAACTACCATATCAAACAGTGTTCGGCTCCCTGCCAGGGCTATATCAGCAAAGAAGAATACGGAAACGCCGTGGCGCAGACCCTGGAATTTTTAAACGGCCACTACGGGCCGGTGCTTTCTATGCTGGAAAAAAAGATGCTTGACGCCTCCGAGGAGATGGACTTTGAAAAGGCCATCGAGTACCGGGAGCTGTTAAACAGCGTAAAACAGGTGGCCCAGAAGCAGAAAATCACAAGTCAGAGCATGGAAGACAGGGACATCATCGCCATGGCCAGGGACGATGCCGACGCCGTCGTCCAGGTCTTTTTTGTCCGCGACGGGAAGTTAATCGGAAGAGAGCATTTCCATGTTTCCGCGTCCACGGCCGAGGACGACGGCCAGATCATCGGGAGCTTCGTCAAGCAGTTTTATGCCGGGACGCCGTTCATTCCCAGGGAAGTCTGGGTACAGCAGGAATTTGAGGAGATGGAGTTAGTCTGCCAGTGGCTCACGAGGTGCCGCGGCCAGAACGTGAAATTCGTCGTGCCGAAAAAAGGCCAGAAAGAGCGGCTTGTGGAGCTGGCGGCAAAAAATGCGCTCTTAGTGCTGTCCCAGGATAAAGAAAAAATCAAGCGCGAGGAGCTTCGTACCATCGGCGCCATGAACCAGATCGGGGAGTGGCTGGGACTCGGGCATCTCCGCCGGGTGGAGGCCTTCGATATCTCCAATATAAACGGCTTCGAGTCCGTGGGCTCCATGGTAGTCTACGAGGACGGGCGGCCTAAGCGGAATGATTACAGGAAATTCCGGATTAAAACCGTCAAAGGCCCCAATGACTACGCTTCCATGGAAGAAGTGCTCACGAGACGGTTCGAGCATGGCCTTACAGAGCGGCAGGCCATGGCGGAGGAAGGCGGCGACGCCGATTTCGGAAGCTTTACCAGGTTCCCCGACCTCATCATGATGGACGGCGGCCGCGGCCAGGTAAACATCGCCTTAAAGGTTCTTTCGGAGTTAAAGCTTTCGATCCCGGTCTGCGGCATGGTAAAGGACGATAACCACAGGACGAGGGGGCTGTACTATCAGAATGTGGAGATCCCCATCGACCGTTACAGTGAAGGCTTTAAGCTCATCACGCGGATCCAGGACGAGGCCCACCGCTTCGCCATCGAATACCACAGAAGTTTAAGGAGCAAAGGGCAGGTGCATTCGATCTTGGATGACATCGAGGGCATCGGCCCGGCAAGGCGCAAGGCGCTTATGCGGCGGTTCAAATCACCGGAGGCCGTCCGGGACGCAAGCCTTGAGGAGCTCGCATCCACCGAAGGGATGAACCGGAAGGCAGCCGAGAACGTGTACCGGTTTTTCCATGAAACCCGTGACAACGAGAGCAATGTATGTTAG
- a CDS encoding DUF1653 domain-containing protein, with amino-acid sequence MNEKRNVPVPGEFYRHFKNRIYQIVTIAYHSETGEPMVVYQALYGDYKIWVRPLAMFMEKVDKEKYPEARQEYRFEPFTPSEAECGEGTGASDMEEAATPNPYLMEFLDALDSKNYDWKFTCLARLSGHVTQKELDDIYMVLDMHPAGGEIAEQLSAIRRHLLLLQKYDGERLR; translated from the coding sequence ATGAATGAAAAAAGAAATGTGCCGGTGCCGGGAGAATTTTACCGGCACTTTAAAAATAGGATTTATCAGATCGTGACAATCGCCTACCATTCCGAGACGGGAGAGCCCATGGTGGTGTACCAGGCTTTGTACGGCGACTACAAAATCTGGGTGCGTCCCCTCGCCATGTTCATGGAGAAGGTGGACAAAGAAAAGTACCCCGAGGCGCGTCAGGAGTACCGGTTTGAGCCGTTTACCCCGTCAGAGGCAGAATGCGGGGAAGGCACCGGGGCTTCGGACATGGAGGAAGCGGCCACGCCGAACCCGTACCTGATGGAATTCCTCGATGCGCTGGATTCGAAAAATTATGATTGGAAGTTCACCTGCCTTGCCAGGCTTTCCGGCCATGTGACACAAAAAGAGCTGGACGACATCTACATGGTTTTAGATATGCACCCGGCAGGCGGGGAAATCGCGGAGCAGCTTTCGGCCATCCGAAGACATCTCTTGCTGCTCCAGAAATATGATGGAGAGAGACTGCGTTGA